Proteins encoded by one window of Ulvibacter sp. MAR_2010_11:
- a CDS encoding transporter yields MHTRNILFLFLLIPFLNVSAQYTEELNSNRPGASLGAFSVGKKVLQFESGLSIGKEKHRLLQTETNAFIFDYSVRYGVWKEELEVSLMGEYQSNTNTFLQFNPSEERKVSNFRSNTLGAKYLVYDPYRKMVLEGPNLYSWKANNKMQWKDLIPAVSVYAGANFDFTENPVDKLTNPYSTSEDGSSISPKFVLSTQNNWIGGFVFVTNIIVDRITTDEPVYSYILTLTHTPTDWFSIFVENQGIKSDFYADQLFRGGAAVLITENFQVDGSVIINFKDTPSRFYARVGASYRFDMHDTDEYVEEKGKSGRKNKKANKEKRKKDKKSKRKDGVEDDGGDGGTDGGDGGL; encoded by the coding sequence ATGCACACCCGAAACATTTTATTTCTTTTTCTTCTTATTCCTTTTTTAAATGTTTCGGCTCAATACACCGAAGAACTCAATTCTAATCGCCCGGGTGCTTCATTAGGAGCGTTTTCGGTTGGAAAAAAAGTACTTCAGTTTGAATCCGGATTAAGTATTGGGAAAGAAAAACATAGGTTATTACAAACTGAAACGAATGCTTTTATATTCGATTACAGCGTGAGATACGGTGTTTGGAAAGAAGAACTGGAAGTAAGCCTAATGGGCGAATATCAATCTAACACCAATACTTTTTTACAATTTAACCCTTCGGAAGAGCGAAAAGTAAGCAATTTTAGAAGCAATACGCTTGGCGCCAAATATCTGGTATACGACCCCTACCGCAAAATGGTACTGGAAGGTCCTAACTTATACAGCTGGAAGGCCAATAATAAAATGCAGTGGAAAGACCTTATTCCTGCAGTTTCGGTCTATGCAGGTGCTAATTTTGATTTTACTGAAAATCCGGTTGATAAACTTACTAATCCGTATTCCACCTCAGAGGACGGTTCGTCTATAAGTCCGAAGTTCGTACTTTCCACTCAGAATAATTGGATTGGCGGATTTGTATTTGTGACCAATATTATAGTAGACCGAATTACTACCGACGAACCCGTATATTCCTATATTTTAACACTTACTCATACGCCAACCGATTGGTTTTCAATTTTTGTAGAAAATCAAGGAATCAAAAGCGACTTTTATGCAGATCAGTTGTTTCGTGGAGGGGCAGCGGTATTAATTACTGAAAACTTTCAAGTGGATGGATCGGTAATCATCAATTTTAAGGATACCCCTTCCCGTTTTTATGCACGTGTAGGAGCTTCCTATCGCTTCGATATGCACGACACAGACGAATATGTAGAAGAAAAAGGGAAATCGGGTCGTAAGAACAAAAAAGCAAATAAAGAGAAGCGAAAAAAAGACAAAAAAAGCAAACGTAAAGATGGTGTTGAAGATGATGGTGGTGATGGAGGAACCGATGGTGGAGACGGCGGACTTTAG
- a CDS encoding DUF4834 family protein: MMTFLKTILIILLVYFGLKFLVKLLTPYVMRYIAKKAGQKFEQAFGNNPFQPPKKEKEGSISIDKTPSSKTKSKSTVGEYVDYEEID; the protein is encoded by the coding sequence ATGATGACTTTTTTAAAAACGATTTTAATCATCCTTCTGGTATACTTCGGATTAAAGTTTCTTGTAAAACTGCTAACTCCTTATGTTATGCGGTATATCGCAAAGAAAGCCGGCCAGAAATTTGAGCAAGCCTTCGGAAATAACCCCTTCCAGCCTCCAAAAAAGGAAAAGGAAGGCAGTATTTCCATCGATAAAACGCCTTCTTCAAAAACAAAAAGTAAGTCTACCGTTGGTGAGTATGTGGATTACGAAGAAATTGATTAA
- a CDS encoding YfhO family protein — translation MQRFLKDFLPHIVILFLFVIASLAYFSPVLQGKQLFQSDIVQYTGMAKQQNDFREVTGQETYWTNSAFGGMPTYQLGAKYPHNYIKKLDLALRFLPRPADYLFLYFMGIYILFLVLKVDYKLAFLGALAFGFSTYLIIILGVGHNAKAHAIAYMPLVLSGIFLTFRGKYAYGFILTTIALALELVTNHFQMTYYLLLLVIIIGIAYLIDAVKKKKLAHFGKAVGVMAIGAVIAVGLNATNILATKEYADTSTRGKSELTINPDGTPKLASSGLNYDYITEYSYGKLESLNLFIPNFMGGGSGDPLPENSETVEVLLRMGASQQDANQVLNQVPVYWGEQPIVAAPAYIGAVVIFLALLALFLVKGRLKWWIIAAFLLSLFLSWGKNFSFLTEFFIDNIPLYSKFRAVSSIQVIIELVLPILAVVGLHQFFNGFEKQERKKKALLFATGIAGGAALVFLLFKSSLFDFASPYDTYFLEDLGLPFVEAMREDRMSLMTSDTIRSLVFVLLAATSLWLFLKAKLKETATVTLLAILIVIDLVGVDRRYVNNENFVSARQVEAPFEKNGADVQILEDDGYFRVYDATTNPFNSGRASYYHNALGGYHAAKPGRIQDLDDFYLNKGDIGILNMMNVRYIITQAKNGGAVAQRNPYANGSAWFVENVMLAENADEEIRLLDSLNTKETAIILKDFLSEVPLDKIVRDSTATIELVSHQPNHLVYEAATTSPQLAVFSEVYYPHGWNAYINGKPAQYIRANYVLRAIRVPSGNSKIEFKFEPQVVTTGSTISLASSLLLLAMILGTAWFTYRKRTSHSSD, via the coding sequence ATGCAACGGTTTTTAAAGGATTTCTTACCACATATTGTAATACTTTTTCTCTTTGTCATTGCTTCGTTAGCTTATTTTAGTCCCGTATTACAGGGAAAGCAGCTATTTCAAAGCGATATTGTACAATATACGGGAATGGCGAAGCAGCAAAACGATTTTCGGGAAGTTACGGGTCAGGAAACATATTGGACAAATAGTGCGTTTGGAGGAATGCCCACCTATCAACTGGGTGCAAAATATCCGCACAATTATATCAAGAAATTAGACCTTGCATTACGGTTCTTGCCAAGACCGGCAGACTATCTCTTCCTGTATTTCATGGGAATTTATATACTTTTCTTAGTGCTGAAAGTCGACTACAAACTGGCCTTTTTAGGTGCTTTGGCATTTGGTTTTTCAACTTACCTTATTATAATTCTTGGAGTAGGCCATAATGCAAAGGCACACGCCATTGCTTATATGCCGCTCGTATTAAGCGGAATATTCCTCACCTTTCGGGGGAAATATGCCTACGGGTTCATCCTCACAACTATTGCGTTGGCACTGGAGCTGGTGACCAATCACTTTCAAATGACTTATTATCTTTTGTTGTTGGTCATAATTATTGGAATTGCCTATCTAATAGATGCCGTTAAAAAGAAAAAACTGGCACACTTTGGCAAGGCAGTTGGTGTGATGGCCATTGGTGCCGTGATCGCAGTTGGGCTTAACGCCACAAATATTCTTGCCACAAAAGAATATGCAGATACTTCTACGCGTGGAAAGAGCGAGTTAACAATCAACCCCGATGGCACTCCGAAATTGGCTTCTTCCGGACTTAATTACGATTATATAACTGAATACAGTTACGGTAAACTGGAAAGTCTCAATCTGTTTATTCCCAATTTTATGGGAGGTGGTTCCGGTGACCCTCTTCCTGAAAATTCGGAAACGGTTGAAGTATTGCTCCGCATGGGCGCATCGCAGCAGGATGCCAATCAAGTTTTAAATCAGGTGCCGGTTTACTGGGGAGAACAGCCTATTGTTGCTGCTCCCGCCTATATTGGCGCAGTGGTTATTTTTCTTGCCTTATTAGCTCTCTTTTTAGTAAAAGGCAGGCTGAAATGGTGGATTATAGCAGCTTTTTTATTGAGTTTATTCCTCTCCTGGGGTAAGAACTTTAGTTTTTTAACCGAATTTTTTATCGATAATATTCCGCTTTACAGCAAATTCAGGGCGGTTTCTTCTATTCAGGTAATCATAGAGTTAGTGCTGCCAATACTGGCTGTAGTGGGATTACATCAATTTTTTAATGGATTTGAAAAGCAAGAACGGAAAAAGAAGGCATTGTTGTTCGCAACCGGAATAGCCGGCGGGGCTGCGTTGGTATTTTTATTGTTTAAGTCGAGCTTATTCGATTTTGCCAGTCCCTACGACACCTATTTTTTGGAAGACTTAGGCTTACCGTTTGTTGAAGCCATGCGTGAAGACAGAATGTCTCTTATGACGTCCGACACCATTAGATCTCTGGTATTTGTATTGCTTGCCGCTACTAGTTTGTGGCTTTTTCTGAAAGCCAAGCTGAAGGAAACCGCAACGGTAACTTTGTTGGCAATTCTAATAGTAATCGATCTTGTTGGCGTAGACAGAAGGTATGTGAATAATGAAAATTTTGTTTCGGCCAGACAGGTGGAAGCACCTTTTGAGAAAAATGGCGCCGACGTCCAAATTTTGGAAGACGATGGGTACTTTAGAGTATACGATGCTACTACCAATCCTTTTAACAGTGGTCGCGCAAGCTATTACCACAATGCATTAGGGGGTTACCATGCGGCAAAACCGGGAAGGATTCAGGATTTAGACGATTTTTATTTGAACAAAGGTGATATTGGAATTCTGAATATGATGAATGTCCGGTATATCATTACGCAGGCTAAGAATGGAGGAGCGGTGGCACAGCGTAATCCGTACGCTAACGGAAGTGCCTGGTTTGTTGAAAATGTAATGTTAGCCGAAAATGCAGACGAAGAAATTAGACTGCTGGACAGCTTAAATACCAAAGAAACGGCAATAATTCTCAAGGATTTTCTTTCGGAAGTGCCTTTAGACAAGATTGTGAGGGATTCTACTGCCACTATCGAACTCGTAAGTCATCAACCAAATCATTTGGTGTATGAAGCGGCGACAACTTCACCGCAACTTGCTGTTTTTTCAGAAGTGTATTACCCCCACGGATGGAACGCTTATATTAACGGCAAGCCAGCTCAATATATTCGAGCCAATTATGTGCTACGTGCAATTCGAGTTCCTTCAGGAAATTCGAAAATTGAATTTAAATTTGAGCCACAAGTAGTTACAACAGGAAGTACCATAAGCTTGGCGAGCAGTCTCTTATTATTAGCTATGATTCTGGGGACAGCATGGTTTACATATAGGAAGCGAACGTCACATTCAAGCGACTAA
- a CDS encoding glycosyltransferase family 4 protein, with product MKRALVITYYWPPAGGPGVQRWLKFVTYFKEFGIEPIVYIPENPHYPLIDETFVAEVPKDVEIISLPIKEPYRFAGLLSKKKTKQISSGIIAKKESSFLEKMLLYIRGNYFIPDARVGWVQPSVRFLKEYLSKNPVDVIITSGPPHSLHLIGIELKKQLNVTWMADFRDPWTTIHYHKSLRLTESSERKHKALEAKVLDTANLVVVTSPTTKAEFGMITDTPIEVVTNGYDISEKINVRLDTKFSLAHIGSLLSERNPKVLWKVLAEIASENDMFKKDLVLKLAGTVSEDILASIEKYKLKDNLEILGYVSHSEALQLQHKAQVLLLIEMDRPETRSIIPGKLFEYLAAKRPIIAIGPQGSDMAGIVSETGSGAFFTYYNEEELKLEILRLYTRYSEGTLTQISSSVEAFSRRELTSRMAQIIKSIC from the coding sequence ATGAAGCGAGCTCTTGTAATTACCTATTATTGGCCACCGGCCGGAGGTCCCGGAGTACAGCGCTGGCTTAAGTTTGTAACATATTTTAAGGAATTTGGAATTGAACCCATTGTTTATATTCCCGAAAATCCGCATTACCCCCTTATAGATGAGACCTTTGTCGCTGAAGTGCCAAAAGACGTTGAAATTATAAGTCTTCCCATTAAAGAACCGTATCGTTTTGCTGGCCTGCTTTCAAAAAAGAAGACAAAGCAAATAAGCAGTGGTATTATCGCCAAAAAAGAGTCTTCTTTTCTGGAAAAAATGCTGTTGTATATCCGGGGAAATTATTTTATTCCCGATGCTCGCGTAGGGTGGGTACAACCTTCGGTTCGATTTTTAAAGGAATATCTTTCCAAAAACCCGGTCGATGTTATTATTACTTCCGGGCCGCCACACAGTCTGCACTTAATTGGAATTGAGTTAAAGAAGCAGTTAAATGTTACATGGATGGCCGATTTCAGAGATCCCTGGACAACGATTCATTATCATAAATCGCTACGCCTCACAGAGTCTTCAGAAAGAAAACACAAAGCATTAGAGGCAAAAGTCCTGGATACAGCTAATTTGGTAGTTGTTACCAGTCCCACCACAAAGGCAGAATTCGGAATGATTACCGATACACCCATTGAAGTTGTAACCAACGGCTATGACATATCAGAAAAAATTAATGTGAGGCTGGATACAAAATTTTCCCTTGCTCATATTGGTTCTCTATTATCCGAGCGCAATCCCAAAGTCTTATGGAAGGTACTTGCTGAAATTGCTTCGGAAAACGATATGTTTAAAAAGGATCTTGTATTGAAATTAGCCGGAACCGTGAGTGAAGATATTCTGGCTTCTATCGAAAAATATAAGCTGAAAGATAATTTGGAGATTTTGGGATATGTTTCTCATTCCGAAGCATTGCAATTGCAGCATAAAGCGCAAGTGTTATTGTTAATAGAAATGGATCGTCCCGAGACACGCTCTATCATCCCCGGAAAGCTATTCGAATACCTCGCCGCCAAAAGACCTATTATTGCAATAGGGCCTCAAGGAAGTGATATGGCCGGGATTGTTTCGGAAACAGGAAGCGGTGCCTTTTTTACCTATTACAATGAAGAGGAGTTAAAGCTGGAAATTCTTCGGCTGTATACAAGGTATTCAGAAGGAACGCTCACACAAATTTCCTCGTCTGTGGAAGCTTTCAGCAGAAGGGAGCTTACCAGTAGAATGGCGCAAATTATAAAAAGCATTTGCTAA
- a CDS encoding T9SS type A sorting domain-containing protein, protein MKVLFTFLLLLSVNFIYAQSYLPMLEDGNTWGVVTYDVYDPTVYYQFSLGENVPINNYIYKRVNVDGSATDCLLREENGKLYFLNTSNVETILLDFTLEVGEVFEHGYFSCLPRCCNLTVVSISSQFIAGQDRKVLEMENNYYNEFWIEGIGSTNGGLCPGRSNIEGGSELHCFRHNGEIILFNNATECFLGVDEYLTNQIILYPNPVKNISILQLPTKAAVDQIKIFNHNGKLVRDEKITKEYVTISNMDYASGLYFYQVFSENKLLKTNKFIVQ, encoded by the coding sequence ATGAAAGTGCTATTTACTTTTCTACTCCTTTTAAGCGTTAACTTCATATATGCGCAGTCCTACCTTCCTATGTTGGAAGACGGGAATACTTGGGGTGTTGTCACTTACGATGTTTATGACCCAACCGTATATTACCAATTCAGTTTAGGTGAGAATGTTCCAATTAATAATTATATTTATAAGAGGGTAAACGTTGACGGAAGTGCTACGGATTGTTTACTCCGTGAAGAAAACGGGAAACTATACTTCTTAAATACATCCAATGTTGAAACAATCCTATTAGATTTTACGCTTGAAGTTGGAGAAGTCTTTGAACACGGCTATTTTTCGTGCTTACCGCGTTGTTGCAACTTAACCGTAGTTTCTATTTCAAGTCAATTTATTGCGGGACAAGATCGGAAGGTACTTGAAATGGAAAATAATTACTATAATGAATTTTGGATTGAAGGAATTGGATCAACAAATGGAGGATTATGTCCTGGACGATCAAATATTGAAGGAGGTAGTGAATTACATTGTTTCAGACATAATGGCGAAATAATACTTTTTAATAATGCAACGGAATGCTTCTTAGGTGTCGATGAATATTTAACAAATCAAATCATCCTCTACCCCAACCCGGTTAAAAACATTTCCATCCTTCAGCTACCCACTAAAGCAGCTGTTGACCAAATTAAAATTTTTAACCATAATGGAAAACTCGTTAGAGATGAAAAAATAACAAAGGAGTATGTTACCATTAGCAATATGGATTACGCCTCAGGTCTGTACTTCTATCAGGTTTTTTCAGAAAATAAACTGCTAAAAACAAACAAGTTTATTGTACAATGA
- the uvrA gene encoding excinuclease ABC subunit UvrA, giving the protein MNLDTIDTKKNIVIQGAKLHNLKNISVAIPRNKLVVITGLSGSGKSSLAFDTLYAEGQRRYVESLSSYARQFLGRLNKPKVDSIKGIAPAIAIEQKVNATNPRSTVGTSTEIYDYLKLLYTRIGITYSPVSGNEVKKDTVSDVINYIKSFQENEKLLLLAPIHLEEGRSMENKLQALAQQGYARVKINKEVVRIDELKGSSFPKDIQLVVDRIITKNEEDFYNRLADAVQIAFFEGKGELFIEKLSDGSFQEFNNRFEADGIAFVEPNVHLFSFNNPYGACPTCEGYGDVIGIDEDLVIPNTALSIFDNAIFPWRGDSMGWYRDQLVNNAYKFDFPIHKPWFELSEAQKQLIWEGNKYFEGLNDFFSYLESKSYKIQNRVMLSRYRGKTKCHTCHGKRLRPEAGYVKIDGKSIQELVELPLDKTAEFFKNITLTEYQSKVAKRLLLEINNRLAFLMDVGLSYLTLNRKSNTLSGGESQRINLATSLGSSLVGSMYILDEPSIGLHPKDTERLIVVLQALRDLGNTVIVVEHDEDIMKAADEIIDIGPEAGTFGGEVVATGTYKDILKSDSLTAGYLNGTLQIEVPKTRRKWKNAITVKGARQNNLKNIDAIFPLGVFTAVTGVSGSGKSTLVKKILYPAILRQIGGYGDKPGQFSALEGNFSSIGSVEFIDQNPIGRSSRSNPVTYIKAYDDIRNLYASQKLSDIRGYKAKHFSFNVDGGRCETCKGEGEVTIEMQFMADVHLECDTCNGKRFKKEILEVTYAGKNIHDLLTMTVDEAVAFFIENKETKIVTKLQPLQDVGLGYVQLGQSSSTLSGGEAQRIKLASFLVKGTTKEKALFIFDEPTTGLHFHDIKKLLASFYALLDKGHTVIVVEHNLDLIKCADYIIDLGLDGGENGGQIMAQGTPEELVKNKDSYTASYLKEKI; this is encoded by the coding sequence GTGAATCTCGATACCATAGACACTAAAAAAAACATAGTTATCCAGGGTGCAAAGCTGCATAACCTTAAAAATATCTCGGTTGCCATTCCTCGCAACAAATTAGTAGTGATTACGGGGCTTTCAGGTAGTGGCAAATCCAGTTTGGCTTTCGATACCTTATATGCTGAAGGCCAGAGACGCTATGTAGAAAGTCTGTCGTCCTACGCACGACAATTTCTTGGAAGACTTAATAAGCCGAAGGTTGATTCCATCAAGGGAATCGCTCCTGCAATTGCCATCGAACAAAAAGTAAATGCAACCAATCCGCGTTCAACGGTAGGAACATCCACCGAAATTTACGATTACCTAAAATTATTGTACACCCGTATAGGAATTACCTATTCCCCGGTTTCCGGCAACGAAGTAAAAAAGGATACGGTTAGCGATGTTATCAATTATATTAAATCGTTTCAGGAAAACGAAAAATTACTGTTACTCGCTCCTATTCACCTTGAAGAAGGCCGAAGTATGGAGAACAAACTGCAGGCTCTTGCGCAACAAGGATATGCGAGAGTGAAAATTAATAAGGAAGTCGTTCGGATTGATGAATTAAAAGGCAGTTCTTTTCCCAAAGACATTCAATTGGTAGTAGATCGTATTATTACCAAAAACGAAGAAGATTTTTATAACCGACTGGCAGATGCGGTGCAGATTGCTTTTTTTGAAGGAAAAGGCGAATTGTTCATCGAAAAACTTTCGGATGGATCTTTTCAGGAGTTTAACAACCGTTTTGAAGCCGACGGGATTGCATTTGTGGAACCCAATGTGCATTTATTCAGCTTTAATAATCCGTATGGTGCCTGCCCTACTTGCGAAGGTTATGGCGATGTGATTGGAATTGACGAAGATTTAGTAATTCCAAATACAGCCCTTTCAATTTTCGACAATGCCATCTTCCCATGGCGTGGGGACAGCATGGGTTGGTATAGAGATCAGCTTGTAAACAATGCCTACAAATTCGATTTCCCCATTCACAAACCCTGGTTTGAGCTTTCGGAAGCACAAAAGCAACTCATTTGGGAAGGCAACAAATACTTTGAAGGCCTAAACGATTTCTTTTCATATTTGGAATCTAAAAGTTATAAAATTCAGAATCGGGTGATGTTATCTCGCTATCGCGGAAAAACAAAATGCCACACCTGCCATGGAAAGCGACTGCGTCCCGAAGCCGGGTATGTAAAGATTGACGGAAAGTCGATCCAGGAACTGGTCGAATTACCACTGGACAAAACCGCCGAATTTTTTAAAAATATCACCCTTACCGAATACCAATCGAAAGTTGCCAAACGCTTACTGTTGGAAATTAACAACCGTCTTGCGTTCTTAATGGACGTTGGCCTGAGCTATCTCACCCTCAACCGGAAATCGAACACGCTGTCCGGCGGGGAATCCCAACGAATTAATTTAGCCACTTCGTTGGGGAGTAGCTTGGTAGGTTCTATGTATATTCTGGATGAACCCAGCATAGGACTCCACCCAAAAGACACCGAACGCCTAATTGTGGTTTTACAGGCGTTACGTGATTTAGGAAATACGGTAATTGTTGTAGAACACGACGAAGATATTATGAAGGCCGCAGACGAAATTATCGATATTGGTCCGGAAGCCGGAACTTTTGGAGGGGAAGTTGTCGCAACAGGAACCTACAAAGACATTTTAAAATCCGATTCGCTAACTGCCGGTTACCTCAATGGCACGTTGCAAATTGAAGTGCCCAAAACACGCCGTAAGTGGAAAAATGCAATCACCGTTAAAGGGGCACGACAAAACAATTTAAAAAATATAGATGCGATCTTTCCTTTGGGCGTATTTACCGCTGTCACAGGAGTTTCGGGAAGTGGAAAGAGCACACTTGTAAAAAAGATTCTGTATCCGGCAATCCTCCGTCAAATTGGAGGTTACGGCGACAAACCGGGTCAGTTTTCAGCTTTGGAAGGAAATTTCAGCAGCATTGGCAGTGTCGAATTTATCGATCAGAATCCTATTGGACGCTCCAGCAGGTCGAATCCGGTGACCTATATAAAAGCCTATGACGATATAAGAAACCTGTATGCCTCTCAAAAACTATCGGATATTCGGGGTTATAAGGCAAAGCATTTCAGTTTTAATGTAGACGGAGGGCGCTGTGAGACCTGTAAAGGGGAAGGTGAAGTAACCATCGAAATGCAGTTTATGGCCGATGTGCATCTGGAATGCGATACCTGTAACGGAAAACGCTTTAAAAAGGAAATTCTGGAAGTTACCTATGCCGGTAAAAACATCCACGATTTACTTACTATGACGGTGGATGAGGCTGTTGCCTTTTTTATTGAAAACAAGGAAACAAAAATTGTAACCAAACTACAACCCTTGCAGGATGTAGGGCTTGGTTATGTGCAATTGGGACAAAGCTCCTCTACCCTTTCCGGCGGAGAAGCACAGCGTATTAAACTGGCTTCTTTTTTGGTGAAGGGAACCACCAAGGAAAAGGCGCTGTTTATTTTTGACGAGCCCACTACCGGATTACACTTTCACGACATTAAAAAATTACTGGCTTCCTTTTATGCTCTATTGGACAAAGGCCATACAGTTATAGTAGTTGAGCACAATCTCGACCTTATTAAATGTGCCGATTATATCATCGATCTGGGATTGGACGGTGGCGAAAATGGAGGCCAAATTATGGCGCAGGGAACACCCGAAGAGCTTGTAAAAAATAAGGACTCTTATACTGCTTCTTATTTGAAAGAAAAGATTTAG
- a CDS encoding RNA polymerase sigma factor, whose product MKQSPTTDALLVSAYMNGDEPALCELITRHKQRIYSFIYSKVFDRDVAEDIFQDTFIKVIKTLKRGAYNEEGKFLPWVMRIAHNLVIDHFRKNNRMPKFENNDDFNIFSVLSDGALNIEKQMIKGQVENDVRRLIEELPEDQKQVLMMRIYKDMSFKEISEQTGVSINTALGRMRYALINLRKVIEKHNIILTN is encoded by the coding sequence ATGAAGCAAAGCCCAACAACAGATGCGCTTTTAGTAAGCGCTTATATGAATGGCGACGAACCTGCACTTTGCGAGCTAATCACGCGCCACAAGCAAAGAATCTACAGTTTTATTTATTCCAAGGTATTCGATCGCGATGTCGCTGAAGATATTTTTCAGGACACCTTTATTAAAGTCATTAAAACATTAAAACGAGGAGCCTACAATGAGGAGGGTAAATTCCTACCCTGGGTGATGCGTATTGCTCACAACCTGGTGATTGATCATTTCAGAAAGAATAACAGGATGCCCAAGTTTGAAAACAACGACGATTTCAATATATTTTCTGTGCTTTCAGATGGTGCATTAAACATTGAAAAACAAATGATTAAAGGTCAGGTTGAAAACGACGTACGCCGTCTTATTGAAGAACTTCCGGAGGACCAAAAACAGGTGCTTATGATGCGAATTTATAAGGATATGAGCTTTAAGGAAATTAGCGAGCAAACCGGCGTGAGTATTAACACAGCCTTGGGACGCATGCGTTACGCACTTATCAATTTGCGGAAGGTGATTGAAAAACACAATATTATATTAACGAACTAA
- the nth gene encoding endonuclease III — MTKQEKVNFVINTLKSIYPEIPIPLDHKDPYTLLIAVLLSAQSTDVRVNKITPLLFRIADNPYDMVKLSVEDIREIIKPVGLSPMKSKGIHGLSEILIEKYNGRVPASFEALEALPAVGHKTASVVMSQAFNIPAFPVDTHIHRLLYRWGFSNGKNVVQTEKDAKRLFPEDLWNELHLQIIWYGRQYSPARGWDMEKDIITKTIGRKSILTAYYKAKRGK; from the coding sequence ATGACCAAACAGGAAAAGGTAAACTTCGTTATTAATACCCTAAAGAGCATTTACCCCGAAATTCCGATACCCTTAGACCATAAAGATCCATATACCCTACTGATTGCTGTTTTGCTTTCGGCACAAAGCACCGACGTGCGCGTAAATAAAATAACTCCCTTATTGTTTCGAATTGCCGACAATCCCTACGATATGGTCAAACTTTCGGTGGAAGATATAAGGGAAATTATAAAACCTGTTGGATTGTCTCCCATGAAGTCAAAAGGAATTCACGGACTTTCAGAAATACTAATCGAAAAATACAACGGCAGAGTACCTGCCAGTTTTGAAGCTCTGGAAGCTTTGCCTGCAGTGGGTCATAAAACTGCCAGTGTGGTGATGTCGCAAGCCTTTAATATTCCTGCCTTTCCTGTAGACACGCATATTCACAGGCTATTGTACCGATGGGGATTTTCGAATGGAAAGAATGTGGTTCAAACCGAAAAGGATGCCAAGCGCCTTTTTCCAGAGGATTTATGGAACGAATTACACCTGCAGATTATTTGGTACGGAAGACAATACTCTCCTGCCAGAGGCTGGGATATGGAAAAGGATATCATTACAAAAACCATAGGAAGAAAATCGATCCTTACAGCTTATTACAAAGCAAAAAGAGGTAAATAG
- the bcp gene encoding thioredoxin-dependent thiol peroxidase, whose product MKILQVGEAVPNFTTTDQDGNTVSLSDYKGKKLVVFFYPAASTPTCTVEACNLRDNYAVLKEAGYEILGVSADTERKQKNFSKKYKFQYPLLADTNKEVINAFGVWGPKKFMGRTFNGIHRITFVIDEKGIVTKVIDDVKSKIHAEQILS is encoded by the coding sequence ATGAAAATACTACAAGTAGGAGAAGCTGTTCCAAATTTTACAACAACAGATCAGGATGGAAATACGGTCTCATTATCAGATTACAAAGGAAAGAAATTAGTTGTTTTCTTTTACCCTGCTGCTAGTACGCCAACATGTACGGTAGAAGCCTGTAACCTTCGGGATAACTATGCTGTGTTGAAAGAGGCAGGATACGAGATTCTGGGAGTGAGTGCCGATACGGAACGAAAACAGAAAAATTTCAGTAAGAAATATAAATTTCAATATCCGCTTTTAGCCGATACTAACAAGGAAGTTATCAATGCCTTTGGTGTTTGGGGTCCTAAAAAATTCATGGGACGCACCTTTAATGGCATTCACCGAATTACATTCGTGATCGATGAAAAAGGAATTGTGACCAAGGTTATAGATGACGTGAAAAGCAAAATTCACGCAGAGCAGATACTTAGTTAG